A genomic stretch from Streptosporangiales bacterium includes:
- a CDS encoding DUF2587 domain-containing protein, translating to MGSGHPGRPGEGDESGGTPRVMVIGPGGMAMQGGQAAGDDGAATGEALGEMIEQPAKVMRIGNMIRQLLEEVRAAPLDEKGRARLAEIHRSSIKELEDGLSEELVAELERLSLPFTGEETPSESELRISQAQLVGWLEGLFHGIQTALFAQQMAARAQLEQMRRALPPGASQQDAQQNMPGGSGPYL from the coding sequence ATGGGTAGCGGACACCCTGGACGGCCCGGGGAGGGCGACGAGTCGGGTGGCACACCGCGCGTCATGGTGATCGGGCCGGGCGGCATGGCGATGCAGGGTGGCCAGGCCGCCGGCGACGACGGCGCCGCGACGGGCGAAGCGCTCGGCGAGATGATCGAGCAGCCGGCCAAGGTGATGCGCATCGGCAACATGATCAGGCAGCTGCTCGAGGAGGTCAGGGCGGCGCCGCTGGACGAGAAGGGCCGCGCCCGGCTGGCCGAGATCCACCGGTCGTCGATCAAGGAGCTCGAGGACGGCCTGTCCGAGGAGCTCGTCGCCGAGCTGGAGCGGCTCAGCCTGCCGTTCACCGGCGAGGAGACGCCGAGCGAGTCGGAGCTGCGGATCTCCCAGGCACAGCTGGTCGGCTGGCTGGAGGGGCTCTTCCACGGCATCCAGACGGCGCTGTTCGCCCAGCAGATGGCCGCGCGGGCGCAACTGGAGCAGATGCGGCGGGCGTTGCCTCCTGGCGCCAGCCAGCAGGATGCGCAGCAGAACATGCCCGGCGGCTCCGGCCCGTACCTCTGA